In the genome of Rhodoferax sp. BAB1, one region contains:
- a CDS encoding branched-chain amino acid ABC transporter permease, producing the protein MSFTAWLELIASGLITGGIYALVALGLNLQYGLMRILNIAHGEFLMVGAYLTWLVQTQFGISPLLMVPVAFLVLMVLGVVLHFLCFRRLTATSPNLDVFEARGLMVAFGLMFLVQNAVSWLWGGDLRGYDYLTEPVKFGEVQFAANKLLVFFLAQLFSGALIVLLRMTLLGKGVRALMQSPIGAQLMGIDTKRLHPLMFGIGLGLSGIAGALLSMAYTITPYMGQPYTVTALIVITLGGFGSMSGALLGGLFLGVIEALGMHFTNPSLKALLSYAVFIAVLLLRPEGLFARKGRKA; encoded by the coding sequence ATGTCATTCACTGCCTGGCTAGAACTGATTGCCTCCGGTCTGATCACCGGTGGCATCTACGCGCTGGTCGCCCTGGGGCTCAACCTCCAGTACGGCCTGATGCGCATCCTCAACATCGCCCACGGGGAGTTCCTCATGGTGGGCGCCTACCTGACCTGGCTGGTCCAGACCCAGTTCGGCATCTCGCCGCTGCTCATGGTACCGGTGGCCTTCCTGGTGCTGATGGTGCTCGGTGTGGTGCTGCACTTCCTGTGCTTCCGTCGCCTGACCGCTACCTCGCCCAATCTCGACGTCTTCGAGGCGCGTGGCCTTATGGTCGCCTTTGGCCTCATGTTCCTGGTGCAGAACGCCGTGTCCTGGCTCTGGGGCGGGGACCTGCGCGGTTACGACTACCTGACCGAACCCGTGAAGTTCGGCGAGGTGCAGTTCGCCGCCAACAAGCTGCTGGTCTTTTTCCTGGCCCAGCTGTTCTCCGGTGCGCTCATCGTGCTCTTGCGCATGACGTTGCTGGGCAAGGGCGTGCGCGCCCTGATGCAGTCGCCCATCGGCGCGCAGCTCATGGGCATCGATACCAAACGCCTGCATCCGTTGATGTTCGGAATCGGCCTGGGCCTCTCGGGCATCGCCGGCGCGCTCCTGTCCATGGCCTACACCATCACCCCCTACATGGGCCAGCCCTATACCGTGACGGCGCTGATCGTCATCACTCTGGGCGGCTTCGGCAGCATGAGCGGCGCGCTGCTCGGCGGCCTCTTCCTGGGTGTGATCGAGGCCCTGGGCATGCACTTCACCAACCCCTCGCTCAAGGCCCTGCTGTCCTACGCAGTGTTCATCGCCGTGCTCCTGCTGCGCCCCGAAGGTCTGTTTGCCCGTAAAGGACGCAAGGCATGA
- a CDS encoding amino acid ABC transporter substrate-binding protein produces the protein MVQQTKRTLLKGTAAAVGAATFAPHLFAAAPVRVGYAMARTGPWTGGAQVSQEPNYLLWAEQQNAAGGLNVKGEKRPIELISSDDRSDIETCVRSYEKLMGSDKVDLVLPPWGSNANFAVAPLANRFGYPFLAPTALSKRLIEMKLPYFFLLLQQPKPMCEALVDMLKANGVKTIAVIYVDDLFGLENYAALKVALQGTGISMVEDKSYPGGVKDLSPVLRSMKDKNPDAFVGFTYPPDTILASKQAKEIGFNPKYFYASVGTAFQLYRNVMTPAGAEGVLGMGSWNGKTSPGAKAYFDAHTKKFGGKEPDRWASGATWAGLEILTNAVKAHGLDRKAIRDYVANTTHKTIIGDIKFVGSENVGTPGTVGQWQKGEFEVVWPAKVATAKLAPKPAW, from the coding sequence ATGGTTCAACAGACAAAACGTACCCTGCTCAAAGGCACGGCTGCCGCCGTCGGCGCTGCCACCTTTGCCCCGCACCTGTTTGCTGCCGCGCCGGTGCGCGTGGGTTATGCCATGGCCCGTACCGGCCCCTGGACCGGCGGTGCCCAGGTCAGCCAGGAGCCCAACTACCTGCTGTGGGCCGAGCAGCAGAACGCCGCCGGCGGCCTGAACGTCAAGGGCGAGAAGCGCCCGATCGAGCTGATCAGCTCCGACGACCGCAGCGACATCGAGACCTGCGTGCGCTCCTACGAAAAGCTCATGGGCTCCGACAAGGTCGACCTGGTGCTGCCGCCCTGGGGCAGCAACGCCAACTTCGCGGTGGCCCCGCTGGCCAACCGCTTCGGTTATCCCTTCCTGGCGCCTACGGCCTTGTCCAAGCGCCTGATCGAGATGAAGCTGCCCTACTTCTTCCTCCTGCTGCAGCAGCCCAAGCCCATGTGCGAGGCCCTGGTCGACATGCTCAAGGCCAACGGCGTCAAGACCATCGCCGTCATCTACGTGGACGACCTCTTCGGCCTGGAGAACTACGCCGCGCTCAAGGTGGCGCTGCAGGGCACCGGCATCAGCATGGTGGAAGACAAGAGCTACCCGGGCGGCGTCAAGGACCTGTCGCCCGTGCTGCGTTCCATGAAGGACAAGAACCCCGACGCCTTTGTCGGTTTCACCTACCCGCCGGACACCATCCTGGCCAGCAAGCAGGCCAAGGAGATTGGTTTCAATCCGAAGTACTTCTACGCTTCGGTGGGCACGGCTTTCCAGCTCTACCGCAACGTCATGACACCGGCCGGCGCCGAGGGCGTGCTGGGCATGGGTTCCTGGAACGGCAAGACCAGCCCCGGTGCCAAGGCCTACTTCGATGCGCATACCAAGAAGTTCGGCGGCAAGGAGCCGGATCGCTGGGCCAGCGGCGCCACCTGGGCCGGCCTGGAGATCCTGACCAACGCCGTCAAGGCGCACGGCCTGGACCGCAAGGCCATCCGCGACTACGTGGCCAACACCACCCACAAGACCATCATCGGCGACATCAAGTTCGTCGGCAGCGAAAACGTGGGCACCCCGGGCACCGTGGGCCAGTGGCAGAAGGGCGAGTTCGAGGTGGTGTGGCCGGCCAAGGTTGCCACCGCCAAGCTGGCCCCGAAACCGGCGTGGTGA
- a CDS encoding helix-turn-helix domain-containing protein, whose protein sequence is MSQATAVTTDDYAPADRAPVWREWVWKHFGGLESDLYGDTHFDGHMASARAGDLILTKLEANRHRVVRTQDMVRASDEGYLKIVAPMKGRAGVEQMGRQAWVTPGAWTIYDTTGSYSVANPERVEHLIVMVPKAQMVERGLRLETLMARPVGGASGIARVALSTMRSTFQELPHMSADAARGAGELIAQLVRLSLIELSGQETQLTQREALKDRIRGYVALHLRDPELNVDQIAVALNCSKRHLYNAFSEEEQTLASYIQTLRLEACIRELQHPMAQSRPITDIALSWGFNSASHFSRVFREHTGRSPSEFRAASPT, encoded by the coding sequence ATGTCCCAAGCCACGGCCGTCACCACGGACGATTACGCACCCGCTGACCGCGCGCCGGTCTGGCGTGAGTGGGTATGGAAGCATTTCGGCGGCCTGGAATCCGATCTCTACGGCGATACCCACTTCGACGGCCACATGGCCTCGGCCCGCGCCGGCGACCTGATCCTCACCAAGCTGGAGGCCAACCGCCACCGCGTGGTGCGCACCCAGGACATGGTGCGCGCCAGCGACGAGGGTTACCTCAAGATCGTGGCGCCCATGAAAGGCCGTGCCGGCGTTGAACAGATGGGCCGCCAGGCCTGGGTGACCCCGGGCGCCTGGACCATCTACGACACCACCGGCAGCTACTCGGTGGCCAACCCGGAACGGGTCGAGCACCTGATCGTCATGGTCCCGAAGGCCCAGATGGTGGAGCGCGGCCTGCGCCTGGAAACCCTGATGGCGCGCCCGGTGGGCGGCGCCAGCGGCATCGCGCGCGTGGCACTCTCGACCATGCGCAGCACCTTCCAGGAACTGCCGCACATGAGCGCCGACGCCGCCCGCGGTGCCGGCGAGCTGATCGCCCAGCTGGTGCGCCTGTCCCTGATCGAACTCTCGGGCCAGGAAACCCAGCTGACCCAGCGCGAAGCGCTGAAAGACCGCATCCGCGGCTATGTGGCCCTGCACCTGCGTGACCCCGAGCTCAACGTCGACCAGATCGCCGTGGCCCTGAACTGCAGCAAGCGCCATCTCTACAACGCCTTCAGCGAGGAAGAGCAGACCCTGGCCAGCTACATCCAGACCCTGCGGCTGGAAGCCTGCATCCGCGAGCTGCAGCACCCGATGGCGCAGTCGCGCCCCATCACCGACATCGCCCTGTCCTGGGGCTTCAACAGCGCCTCGCACTTCAGCCGCGTGTTCCGCGAACACACGGGACGTAGCCCGAGCGAATTCCGCGCCGCGTCGCCCACGTGA